From Bacillota bacterium, a single genomic window includes:
- a CDS encoding class I SAM-dependent methyltransferase, with translation REVAAMGTDQLVVATVVALLGAALWEGLRPVNVPRQANFEGIDDPAAARAYDWLSRLPHFSLVRQLMAWAVAARRPESPLVDVGCGPGYFTAKLARAFPDHGVIGVDLSEEMTRTAAANLSARGLGRVRFIQGDARELPFGDGSVGFLVSTLSLHHWADPVAAFTEFHRVLRPGGQVLVVDVRRDCPRLFYWLFALDRQILTPHALRVANEPIASALASYSLGELRAILRQTPFDEGRVGALTALSLTWARKG, from the coding sequence CGGGAGGTGGCGGCGATGGGAACGGATCAACTCGTGGTGGCTACCGTTGTGGCCCTCTTGGGCGCGGCTTTGTGGGAGGGGCTGCGGCCGGTCAACGTCCCGAGACAGGCCAACTTCGAGGGGATCGACGACCCAGCGGCCGCTCGGGCCTATGATTGGCTCAGCCGTCTCCCCCACTTCAGCCTGGTCCGTCAGCTGATGGCCTGGGCTGTAGCCGCCCGGCGTCCTGAAAGCCCGCTGGTCGACGTCGGTTGCGGTCCCGGATACTTCACGGCCAAGCTGGCCAGGGCCTTCCCCGACCACGGGGTGATCGGGGTCGACCTGTCCGAGGAGATGACCCGGACGGCCGCGGCCAACCTGTCGGCCCGGGGCCTCGGGCGGGTCAGGTTCATCCAAGGTGACGCCCGTGAGCTGCCCTTTGGCGACGGGTCGGTCGGCTTCCTGGTGAGCACCCTGTCCCTGCATCATTGGGCCGACCCGGTGGCGGCCTTCACCGAGTTCCACCGCGTCCTCCGGCCTGGCGGGCAGGTGCTGGTGGTCGATGTCCGCCGGGACTGCCCGCGCTTGTTCTACTGGCTCTTCGCCCTGGACAGGCAAATCCTGACCCCGCACGCGCTGAGGGTGGCCAACGAGCCGATCGCGTCGGCTCTGGCCTCCTACAGCCTGGGGGAACTGCGGGCCATCCTGCGGCAGACTCCCTTTGATGAGGGCCGGGTCGGCGCCCTGACGGCTCTGTCGCTGACCTGGGCCCGAAAGGGCTGA
- a CDS encoding HAD-IIB family hydrolase has protein sequence MSSSGPRRPTAVLSDIDGCLYDFTQPPDLGAYAWLRSARARAGSPSFSLVTGRSVEFVKVFAVILGLRESPHLCELGSLVVEGVGSRVLVHPRIEEYGVTRLRRDRVNLLEAIAERIGPVEIEPSRDFTLSLIAVGGHPACDSRDQVEGVVREAHPEARVFTVGEVLDIALVPVSKADGLDFLRATYPGFDPSSILAIGDSENDLDLFAAAGWRGAPANATDAVKAAADYVSPHPGLAGVQDILRTMMGWE, from the coding sequence ATGAGTAGTTCGGGACCGCGCCGGCCGACGGCCGTCCTGTCGGACATCGATGGTTGCCTCTACGACTTCACCCAACCGCCCGACCTCGGAGCCTACGCCTGGCTGCGGTCGGCCAGGGCGCGGGCGGGCTCCCCGTCGTTCTCACTGGTCACCGGGAGGTCGGTCGAGTTCGTCAAGGTCTTCGCCGTCATCCTCGGTTTGCGGGAGTCGCCTCATCTTTGCGAGTTGGGGTCTTTGGTCGTCGAGGGGGTCGGCTCGCGGGTCCTCGTCCATCCGCGCATCGAGGAGTACGGCGTGACCAGGCTCCGCCGCGACCGCGTCAACCTGTTGGAGGCCATCGCCGAGCGGATCGGGCCGGTCGAGATCGAACCCAGCCGCGACTTCACCCTGAGCCTGATTGCCGTCGGCGGCCATCCCGCCTGTGATTCCCGCGACCAGGTCGAGGGCGTGGTCCGTGAGGCTCACCCGGAGGCCAGGGTCTTCACGGTCGGCGAGGTCCTCGACATCGCTCTCGTCCCCGTCTCCAAGGCCGACGGCCTCGACTTTCTCAGGGCCACTTATCCTGGATTTGACCCGTCGTCCATCCTGGCCATCGGGGACAGCGAGAACGACCTCGACCTCTTCGCCGCGGCCGGCTGGCGGGGGGCGCCGGCCAACGCCACCGACGCGGTCAAGGCCGCCGCCGATTACGTTTCCCCCCACCCCGGCCTGGCCGGCGTGCAGGACATCCTGCGGACGATGATGGGCTGGGAGTGA